Genomic DNA from Carcharodon carcharias isolate sCarCar2 chromosome 4 unlocalized genomic scaffold, sCarCar2.pri SUPER_4_unloc_3, whole genome shotgun sequence:
ctctctcgttctctctccctccattttctCTCCTTAACTGCTCCCTGTCTAATCTACCTCTCTTTCCacccccattctctccctctcccccacattctttctctcccccacattccctccctgactttctctctctttctctccttgcacTTCCCCCCCCGCCCAACACACTTTCTTTGCCCTCATTCTGCTCTCTCTGCCCctactttctctctctatcctgctttgtgtccccactgtctctctttccctcggcccctattctctctctgtctctcccctacgTCTCTTATaaaagtccattataaaagagttaatagctgagcacgtggaaaacagaggcagaatcggacagagtcagcatggatttacgaaagggaaatcatgcttgacaaatctactggaattttttgaggatgtaactagtagaattgatgagacggagccagtggatgtagtttatttTGGACTTTCTGAAggttttcgacaaagtcccacataagagattggtgtataaaattaaagcgcatgggattgggggtatggtattgagatggatagaaaactggttggcagacagaaaataaagaataggaataaacgggtctttttctgaatggcaggcagtgactagtggggtaccacagggattggtgctgggaccccagttattcacaatatataatgatttagatgagggagctaaatgtaatatctccacatttgcagatgacacaaagctgggtgggagggtgagctgtgaggaggatgcagagatgcttcagtgtgatttggacaagctgagtgagtgggcaaatgcatggcagatacagtataatgtggataaatgtgaggttatccactttggtagcaaaaacaggaaggcagattattatctgaatggctataaattgagatggggaatgtgcaacgagacctgggtgtcgttgtacaccagtcgctgaaggtaagcatgcaggtgcagcaggcggtaaagaaggcaaatggtattttggccttcatagcgagaggattcgagtacaggagcagggatgtatagctgcaattgtacaggaccttggtgagaccacatctcgaatattgtgtttaattttggtctccttatctgagtaaggatgtacttgctatagagggagtgcagcgaaggtttatcaggctgattcctgggatggcgggactgacatatgaggagagattgagtcagttaggattatattcgctggagttcagaagaatgaggagggatctcatagaaacctataaaattctaacaggactagacagggtagatgcaggatggatgttcccgatggtgggggagtccagaaccaggggtcacagtctgaggatatggggtagaccatttaggactgagatgaggagaaatttcttcacccagagagtggtgagtctgtggaattcattaccacagaaagttgttgagaccaaaacattgtatgttttcaagaaggagttagatatagttcttggggcgaaagggatcaaagggtatgggaagaaagagggagcaagctattgagttggatgatcagccatgatcataatgaatggtggagcgggctcgaagggccgaatggcctactcctgctcctagtttctatgtttctatgtttctgcccCCTGATTATTTGCCATTCTCATTGTGTGTCGTGTTTCCCCAGCTCTTCTCTGCCGGTTTGTGTGGTGGATATCAAGTCTGGCCGAACTATTCTACTGACTTTGTGCAAACTCTTTGCTCTGAAATGTCTGGGTCGCCATTATAAGCCAGCGGCAGACGGTGACTGTGTGTCCCCAGCACCctcagggggagagtgtgggtccTGCTCACTCTGGGAGAGATGTGATGGTAGGAGCACCATTCTTCTTTATTCAAATCTTCCCTCAAACTCTTCCTGAAAGTAGTTCCCCTCATCCCAGCTACTCCCGAACCCCCTTCTTCACCTGAAACACAGGCTGAATATGGTCAATCATGGGAGAAGGAACTACTTCAAGCAACTCAACATGTGAAACGCAGTATCAGCCATCGGTCAGTAGCTAGCCACTGGTTGACTCAGAGTTGTAAGGTTTTAGGTTCAAGAACCTCTCCAGGGCCCAAAAATCAAGGCCAGCACTtgggtgcagcactgagagagtgctgcactgttggaggtgccgtcgtttagatgtgacattaaaccaaggcccccacCCGCCCTCCACTGGGTGGAAATGTCCCAGGGCTCCatgttgaagaagagcagagcgaTCCCCCCGctttcctggccaatgtttatccccaatcaacatcacaaataaAACAGAG
This window encodes:
- the LOC121273395 gene encoding complement component C7-like codes for the protein MCGSSLQWSQDMNSIRCNTVAVTTGRHETLQCTPWEKIKNGICVCKMPYECSSSLPVCVVDIKSGRTILLTLCKLFALKCLGRHYKPAADGDCVSPAPSGGECGSCSLWERCD